One genomic segment of Nothobranchius furzeri strain GRZ-AD chromosome 10, NfurGRZ-RIMD1, whole genome shotgun sequence includes these proteins:
- the stoml3b gene encoding stomatin (EPB72)-like 3b — MEHQMESQRGKVASKDNLISESRTGSLGCIGWFIVILSGLFSFLLFPITIWFCLKIVQEYERAVIFRLGRITDRKPKGPGIFFILPCTDSFVKVDLRTVSFDIPPQEILTKDSVTVCVDGVVYFRVNDPIASVANVTNADFSTRLLAQTTLRNVLGTKNLAEVLSDREGIAHSMQSNLDEATDNWGIKVERVEIKDVKLPVQLQRAMAAEAEAAREARAKVIAAEGEMNASRALKEASLVIAESPSALQLRYLQTLNTIAAEKNSTIIFPLPIDVLSHFVRK, encoded by the exons cTGAGTCACGCACAGGGTCTCTAGGGTGCATCGGCTGGTTCATCGTCATCCTCTCTGGCCTCTTCTCGTTTTTGCTCTTCCCCATCACAATCTGGTTTTGCTTGAAG ATTGTTCAGGAGTACGAGCGGGCTGTCATCTTCAGACTGGGCCGCATCACAGACAGGAAACCAAAAGGACCAG GAATTTTCTTCATTTTGCCATGCACTGACTCCTTTGTGAAAGTGGATTTGAGAACCGTTTCATTTGACATCCCACCTCAAGAG ATTCTGACTAAGGACTCAGTTACTGTTTGTGTGGACGGGGTGGTGTACTTCCGGGTCAATGACCCCATCGCCTCTGTAGCCAATGTGACTAACGCTGACTTTTCCACCCGGTTGCTGGCTCAAACCACCCTCAGAAATGTTCTGGGTACTAAGAACCTCGCTGAGGTCTTGTCTGACCGTGAGGGCATCGCTCACAGCATGCAG TCCAATTTGGATGAAGCCACAGACAACTGGGGCATCAAGGTGGAGCGAGTGGAGATCAAAGATGTGAAGCTGCCCGTTCAGCTGCAGAGAGCCATGGCTGCTGAAGCGGAGGCTGCTCGAGAGGCCAGAGCAAAG GTTATTGCAGCCGAGGGGGAGATGAATGCGTCCCGTGCCTTGAAGGAAGCGTCCCTCGTGATagcggagtctccatcagctctgCAACTTCGCTACCTGCAAACCCTCAACACCATCGCTGCAGAGAAGAACTCCACCATCATCTTCCCTCTGCCCATCGACGTCCTGTCTCACTTTGTCCGAAAGTGA